A single region of the Corticium candelabrum chromosome 15, ooCorCand1.1, whole genome shotgun sequence genome encodes:
- the LOC134191167 gene encoding RNA-binding protein RO60-like yields the protein MTSSISPFHESEAMDESEEPSCPQSRPLSGKQVRGNAGGFVFAVSDLNRLRRFLCLGSEGGTYYVGEKKLGLENAQCISRLLADGKGTDVIEEIVSFSQEGRAAKQNPIIFALALCARIGDVDVKRAAYEVLSRVCRIPTHLFAFVDFCESLSSGTGWGRAHRRAVQEWYNAYEKRPLQLAMAVTKYKQRNGWSHLDLARLSHIKPSSDGVALVVKAIVKGLGQAEKDYGSNDDPVIQKTLSFLKAAEDVKTLQDEEKVVAMIHKHTLVREHIPTIHLNSCKVWDALLDKMPLTAMIRNLGKMSSIGLLSPLSDQAKMVCHRLQNNEALRNARIHPFNVLLALKTYQKGRGEKGKLVWDVNQTIVDSLDDAFYKSFKFVEPTGKRFLLAIDVSGSMDSPVNGSSIEASTAAAAMSMVTARCEKNYHMLGFSHELVRLPISPKMRLDTVVEEMNKVPMGATDCAQPMQWAIKNKAKVDVFIVYTDCETWFGSVHPCKALKLYRQEMAINAKLIVCGMTSNGFTIADPDDAGMLDMAGFDSAAPEVIRNFVLGKI from the coding sequence ATGACCTCCTCGATCTCTCCGTTCCACGAAAGTGAGGCTATGGATGAGAGTGAGGAACCGTCGTGCCCTCAGTCTCGGCCTCTTTCTGGTAAACAGGTTCGAGGAAACGCCGGAGGCTTTGTATTTGCAGTGTCTGATCTTAACCGTCTCAGGCGATTCCTCTGTTTGGGATCGGAGGGTGGAACATACTACGTTGGAGAGAAGAAGTTGGGACTAGAGAATGCTCAGTGCATCAGCAGATTACTTGCAGACGGCAAAGGAACGGACGTTATCGAGGAAATCGTCTCTTTCAGTCAGGAAGGAAGAGCTGCTAAGCAAAATCCGATCATCTTTGCACTGGCCTTGTGTGCTCGCATTGGGGATGTGGATGTGAAACGTGCTGCCTATGAAGTTCTCAGTCGAGTTTGTCGCATCCCTACGCACCTCTTTGCTTTCGTTGATTTTTGTGAGAGTCTCAGCAGTGGAACAGGCTGGGGTCGAGCTCACAGACGAGCTGTGCAAGAGTGGTATAATGCATATGAGAAAAGACCACTGCAGCTAGCTATGGCCGTTACGAAgtacaaacagagaaatggaTGGTCACATCTAGACTTGGCTCGACTTTCTCATATCAAGCCATCGTCTGATGGAGTTGCACTGGTGGTGAAAGCAATCGTGAAAGGTCTAGGCCAGGCTGAGAAAGACTATGGCTCAAACGATGATCCGGTCATTCAGAAAACATTGTCTTTTCTCAAAGCAGCAGAGGACGTCAAGACTTTGCAAGATGAAGAGAAAGTTGTGGCAATGATCCACAAACATACTCTCGTCAGAGAGCATATCCCAACTATCCACCTGAATAGCTGCAAGGTGTGGGATGCATTGCTTGACAAAATGCCTTTGACAGCAATGATCCGAAATCTTGGGAAGATGTCGTCTATTGGTCTTCTCTCCCCTCTTAGTGACCAAGCCAAAATGGTCTGTCATCGACTACAAAATAATGAAGCCCTTAGAAATGCTCGTATTCACCCATTTAATGTGTTGTTGGCACTGAAGACTTATCAGAAGGGACGAGGGGAGAAAGGCAAACTGGTTTGGGATGTGAACCAAACCATTGTAGACTCCCTTGATGACGCATTCTATAAATCTTTCAAGTTTGTAGAGCCGACTGGGAAGCGCTTCCTTCTTGCAATTGATGTGAGTGGCTCGATGGACTCGCCTGTCAATGGATCTAGCATAGAGGCTAGTACAGCTGCTGCAGCAATGAGCATGGTAACAGCCAGATGTGAGAAAAACTACCATATGCTGGGCTTCTCTCATGAACTAGTGCGTCTTCCAATTAGCCCCAAAATGCGACTTGACACTGTGGTGGAGGAGATGAACAAAGTTCCTATGGGAGCCACAGACTGTGCTCAGCCGATGCAGTGGGCAATAAAGAATAAAGCCAAAGTTGATGTGTTTATTGTCTACACAGATTGTGAGACATGGTTTGGATCCGTTCATCCCTGTAAGGCACTGAAGTTGTACAGACAAGAAATGGCAATCAATGCCAAGTTGATTGTGTGTGGAATGACGTCTAATGGATTCACTATTGCTGATCCTGATGATGCTGGCATGCTTGATATGGCAGGCTTCGATTCGGCGGCACCAGAAGTTATCCGCAACTTTGTTCTGGGAAAGATTTAG